The Lacipirellula parvula genome window below encodes:
- a CDS encoding DUF3467 domain-containing protein — protein MSEATKTRPSRSSSTGERAVAGDAPATGQGSAAEPQRGVEVDDKSIAAACYANFCRVTGTPEELIIDFGLNAQPFGVPSDPVHVSQRIVTNYFTAKRLLHALHLSVQRHEQAFGVLETDVNKRVVSRPAS, from the coding sequence ATGAGCGAAGCAACGAAGACGAGGCCGTCTCGTTCGTCGTCCACGGGCGAGCGTGCCGTGGCGGGGGATGCACCGGCGACGGGACAGGGTAGCGCGGCCGAACCGCAGCGCGGCGTGGAAGTCGACGATAAGTCGATCGCCGCCGCCTGCTATGCCAACTTCTGTCGCGTGACGGGAACTCCGGAGGAGTTGATCATCGATTTTGGGCTGAATGCTCAGCCATTCGGCGTGCCGAGCGATCCGGTACACGTTTCTCAGCGGATCGTCACGAACTATTTCACGGCGAAGCGATTGCTGCACGCCTTGCACCTCTCGGTGCAGCGTCACGAGCAGGCGTTCGGGGTGTTAGAAACCGACGTCAACAAGCGCGTCGTGAGCCGCCCCGCTTCGTGA
- a CDS encoding helix-turn-helix transcriptional regulator: protein MTDISSHDYEAAIALLARLAEPKAGLAVPERKRQFAGGVAEMIGADAWSWASIAVDHENPGVWAASCQIGDGWQSEAEQAQVQALFAPERGPGVSGAAVYSALQAGTPATFLLRELRRAKAEATLQDEDELQLLLSFFPIDEDAATRVAFYRRQQRADFALREKQIVALLFGQVEWLHRHGVHPRAQQQAIKLSPREQQVLTLMLNGDTRKKIAAKLGIREYTVAGYQKKLHRSFGVTSRAELQAHFFFGGQTDQPKCDSEATLSRAVES from the coding sequence ATGACCGACATCAGTTCTCACGATTACGAAGCAGCGATTGCGCTGCTGGCCCGTTTGGCGGAGCCGAAGGCTGGTCTCGCCGTTCCCGAGCGGAAGCGGCAATTTGCCGGCGGCGTGGCCGAGATGATTGGGGCCGATGCGTGGTCGTGGGCGTCGATTGCCGTCGATCACGAGAACCCCGGCGTTTGGGCTGCATCTTGCCAGATCGGCGACGGGTGGCAATCGGAGGCGGAGCAGGCGCAGGTGCAGGCGTTGTTTGCACCGGAACGCGGACCCGGCGTTTCTGGGGCGGCGGTTTACTCCGCGTTGCAAGCGGGGACGCCGGCGACGTTTTTATTGCGCGAACTGCGCCGCGCGAAGGCAGAGGCCACATTGCAAGATGAGGACGAACTGCAGTTGCTGCTATCGTTCTTTCCAATCGACGAAGACGCCGCCACGCGGGTGGCTTTTTACCGACGGCAGCAGCGCGCCGATTTCGCGTTGCGCGAGAAGCAGATCGTGGCGTTGTTGTTTGGGCAGGTCGAGTGGCTGCATCGTCATGGAGTGCATCCGCGAGCGCAGCAGCAGGCGATCAAGCTTTCGCCGCGGGAGCAGCAAGTGCTGACGCTGATGCTCAATGGCGACACGCGAAAGAAGATCGCCGCGAAGCTGGGAATCCGCGAGTACACGGTAGCGGGGTACCAGAAGAAACTGCACCGGAGCTTTGGCGTGACGAGCCGGGCAGAGTTGCAGGCGCATTTCTTTTTTGGCGGGCAAACAGATCAACCGAAGTGCGATTCAGAAGCGACTCTTTCGCGCGCTGTAGAGAGCTAA
- a CDS encoding sigma-70 family RNA polymerase sigma factor, translating to MDSAASDWQSKIAAAQGGDREALGEIFRVLRTSLQGMANGQMDAQLQVKVSTSDIVQETLIEAYRGLETFQGTSRGELLAWLHGILTHRILTANRRFRGAAKRNLECERSLTRSEGSQSLPLLAHELSSPSQHAAANEELAQLEIALRQLPARQEQVIRLRNELRLSFAEIAEMLDCSTDAAQKLWSRAISQLARKLNAHAKDRG from the coding sequence ATGGATTCCGCCGCTTCCGATTGGCAGTCGAAGATCGCCGCTGCGCAAGGCGGCGATCGCGAAGCCCTCGGCGAAATCTTTCGCGTCCTCCGCACCTCGCTGCAGGGCATGGCAAACGGCCAGATGGACGCGCAGCTCCAGGTAAAAGTCAGCACCTCCGACATCGTCCAGGAAACGCTGATCGAGGCCTATCGCGGGCTCGAAACGTTCCAGGGCACGTCCCGCGGCGAGCTGCTCGCCTGGCTCCACGGGATCCTCACGCACCGCATCCTCACCGCCAATCGCCGGTTCCGCGGGGCCGCCAAGCGAAATCTTGAATGCGAGCGTTCCCTCACGCGCAGCGAAGGCTCCCAATCGCTCCCGCTTCTTGCCCACGAGCTCAGTTCCCCTAGCCAACACGCCGCGGCCAACGAGGAACTCGCGCAACTCGAAATCGCGCTTCGGCAACTTCCCGCTCGGCAGGAACAAGTCATCCGCCTCCGCAACGAACTGCGGCTCTCGTTCGCCGAGATCGCCGAGATGCTCGATTGCAGCACCGATGCGGCCCAAAAACTTTGGTCACGCGCCATCAGCCAGCTAGCACGCAAGCTCAACGCCCATGCGAAAGATCGAGGGTAA